In the Bacteroidota bacterium genome, TTACCATGAGGTGTTATTCAATAATCAAACAAAAACAAAAATAGCAATAATGATTTAAGAAAGTCAGTGTAAATAAAATATTGCGTTAGGATAATTCTCGCTTAGGAAACCACGAATTTTCAAGTTACACGAGGATAAATTCAAACGCTCACGTTAAGCGTGGGCTTTGGTTTGTCTGTGTAACGAGTGCTTCGTGGTACTCCTAAGCGGATGGGCTGAATGTCCCACGCTTTTAATTTTTATACAAATGAAAAACACGAACAACAAAACCAATGAACAAATTCTGGATGAACTTTATTCGTCCGGTCAAAAAGAAATTCGGCTGGATTGGCTGGAAGAAAAAGGATTTAACATATCGGTAATACAAAGTGAAACAACCTATGGAAGTTCCGTTTTACTTTCATCTACCAGATTTGAAAATCAAATCATCGGTGATTACGAATTAATTTTTTTGAATGAGAAAAGCACTCAATTAACAGTTTACTTCAGAATCGAAAAGATAAATTATTGGAGTGATTACAAAGAATTAGTTCAGCAGGCAAGAAAATTAATAAATAGAAAACTTGTAATAGTCAATACTCTTTGGGCATACAAGTTTGATAGTGATATTTCTGATCCAGAAGGCGCTGCTCATTATGAGGAAGAAAAAATAAAAGTAGAAAAAGAAATTAAAGAATTGATTTCAAAAATTGATGAGTTATCCAATGCTTTCAGTACTTCAATAGAATACATCAAACGAGAATTGCTCAAATGAAAACCGACAGAAAGAAGAAGAACAAAGTATTGCGGTTAATCAGACATTACTGGAAATGCTTTTGCTACATGGTTTTCATTCCTGATTATAGTAATCAGAAGAAAAGGTGAAATATTTTTTTTATACGTTTGTATTGACAATAGTTCGGTAGTTTTTTAGAAAATAAACTCATAGTTAGGATTTTTAACCAGTCGCAATCGTATCCCAACTACTATTTTACGTTATTTAACGAGTTCGCAACGATGCAATAACGATTTTTAGCGTTTCTTACAAGTGCGGATCGGCTTTGCAATGAACATGGAGCGTTGTATAAACGATGTTTTTGCGTTCTGCATTGGTGTTGTAGCGGTGTTGTGCTTGTTCAATCAGGATGTTTTATGTAAAAATTTAGAAAACTCCGCAAGATGTGTGTTCTGGAGAAATGACATAATTATTTTCTTAAACTTTCTCCAGTGAGTATTAGTTCATTGAACATCTCTTTAAATCTATCCTCAATGCGAGCTCCATATTCCTGTTCGATCAATTTCACATTAAAGTTGCTCGTAATGTAAGTCATCGAACCATTGTCCGTAAATTCTCTATATCGTCTTGTCATAATATCTTTCATTACATTTCTGGTTGTGCCGTAATGAAGTGCCTGCCTATTTTCATCTCCTATGTCATCAAAGAAAATATTTCCTTTGTAATAATTACTCAAACATTTCGCACCAGATGTTTCGTAATCTGCAACTATTTCATCGCAATTAAACATTCTGAATCCTTTGCCAGACAACAGTAAACGATTAGAAGCGAGGGCTCGGAATATTTTCAGAGCCAATGTTTTGCCTGTTCCCTTTCCCCCATGAATAAAAAGTCCCTTTCCTAAATCGCCTTTGAATTTATCATCATTGAAGAAATAATAAATGAGTTGTGTGTATAGATTTAACCTTTCTTCTTCTAATATAAATTTCTTTTCACCAGAACTGATCGGCATAAACTTTTGTCCTAAATACAAAATTGCTTCCATGACTTCATTAAAGTTGTAACGAACCTGCTTAATGGTTACGGGTTGATGGTTTATTATATTAAGCAGGTCTAAATTCATCGTGAAGTATGGTCAATTTTATCTATGTCTATTTTACAGGGTTTTTGTTTCACATTATTTTGAAAATTATTTTTTTCCCAAGTGCGAACTGAGGCGTGCCAGTCCTTCATTTTGTTTTTCCCTACCATCCAGCCGTTAGATTCATAATGATCCATCCATGCCTGAGCATCTACCTGATTATTTCGTTCTTTGCAATACGCCATAATTTCTTCTAAGGTTGGCTTTTGGAATGTTCCCCCTGCACCCTCTTTTAAATCTTTTATATTGTCTTTTTCAATTTCATGGTCATTGTCAATGTTTGCCTGAGCAAATTTTTTTTTAAAAGAAGATTTTTTTCCACCTTTAGAACCTGCTGCCGTTCTGACCTTTCGCAGATACTCGTCTCGAATCATCCGGCTGGAAAATATGTATCCGTCTGTATCAATTTTCACCACTTTTTTTTCTAAAAGTTCATTTAAAAGCGATGAGATTTCTTCCGGACCCCCACTCATCATGCGTGTCAGCGTCAAACAGATTTCAGATTTTGCTTGCACTTTTGGTTGAGCGGTTGCTTCAATTTTGCTCAAGCAAAATTTTCCGTAATCTTCCGAATCGTGCATCACGCAGAGTAAGTTAATCCACAACCCTTGTGCCGCCAGAGAACAACTACTGAGTTTTGTATCACTAAGCCAGTCGCCAGTATAGAATAAGATTGCCGGACGTTTCATTGGGCTGACGTTGGATTAAAGTATAAAGTGCTGCCAGTTTGCATTAATCTTCGTTCTCGTCCTCACTTTCTTCAATAAGGTCGTCAAGGAGGTCTTCCAGTGCATCCACATCACCGCTTTCGTTTTTGTCGTATTCGACCTCGATAATGACTTCTCCATCTTCGTTTGAGCCGATGATGGAATTGTTTAAGTTTCGGTTTACCAATTCTTCGGCAAACTCTACCATCACTTCGGATGGCACATTGAATTCTACTTTTCGCATGTTGATTTGTTTTAGTTGATGTTTATATTATTGATTTATTTATTTTTTTATTTGAGCTTCTTTCGCTTCCTCTTTAATTTGCTTACGAGTTTTTTGTTCGCCTTCGTTTAGCCAGGATAGCAGGGCAGCCCGACTGAAATAAATTTTTTTAACTCCTTTCCGCTTAATGTGAGGTATGGTCTTATCATGAATTTTGCCATATATGCCGTCTATACTAATGCCAAGCAAGTGGCTTGCACCTTTTATGTCGAGCAGGTCGGGGTCGTGGTGGTTGCTCGTTTCTTTTGGGGAATGCTTGAGGTCAAGAAGTAGATTCTCAATGCGGTTCAGCCGTCTATCTAAGACAGCGAAGGGATTGTCAATGATAGTATCCATAGTTTTGCTCTTTTATTTGAGCCAAAACTAAGGCAGGATGTTTTTGTTTTTTTTGCAAACCTTTTGCGTTTTTTGCAAACTTTTTGCTACAAAAATTTTTAATCAGAAGAATTCCCCGACTCTTTGGGTCGTGGCAGAATGTGTAAATTTATATGGTAAGTAAGCATAGGGCAACTGTATTTGTATTTCTGATACCTCGACCCTTGGGTCGAGGAGTTTCATTTGGAAGGGCTATTCAAAGGCAGAAGTAATGAAGTAATACGGAGTTTATCGGTTTTTATTTTTGCTTCATCTCCGCGCCTGTTTTTATTTTTTATAATATTTATTTGAGCATTTAATGATGCTCTTACTCCAATGTCGCCTAACTCATTTTTTAATGCTTCATATAATTCGGTTTGATTTATATTTTCAATTTTATCCGACAGTAAGGATTCACCATTAACACTCAATTCATTTAAAGCAAAAATTAAGTAAGCAAGGTTTTTGGGAGAGGCATTTGAATAATTTTTTATTATGAATGAAAATAAATTTCTATTTCTATTCAGAAAATCTAAAAGAGTTCTTTGTAATCCATCTCGCTTATTATCTATTCTTTCAGGTGATTCTTTTATTGCAGGTGCTTTTTTAAGTTTAGTTGACGAGGATTGTGTTTTATTTTTTACTTCAATCCATTCCATAACTGTTTCTGCTTTGTGAGAAGGAATTATTTTCCCCGCATGTTCTCGCACATTCACCCTAAGTGTATGCAGAAATTCTTTCTTGTTCGGATATGTGGAATATTGATGGGCAAGGATTTTTTTAACCGAATCATCACTGAAATTATTCAAGCAAATTGTTAGGAAAAGAAAATATGTTTGATGAGAATAGGGAATAATTTTTTTATTGTTATCGAAGAAGAAAATTCTATCTGTACGAGCATAACAAAAATCCATCTGGTTAATTAGTTGGTGCAGTTTTAAATTGCCAATTCCAGTTGAAAGGTCTATATTTTTTATCTCCTCGTCTGAAAGAATACGCCTTAAAGCATCTTTATCGTCTATACTTTTAAATATACCCTTTGCTTCCATTACATAAGTCAGAATATTGCGATAGTTTTGAAAAATACCTTCTCCAAATTTATCTTTTATTCTTAGTAAAGCGCAATAGCAGTGGTGGTAAGTAATATTTTCAATACTGTATGTTTTCTCCTTATGTGTTTTTTTGTCCTGCTTCATTTTGAAAATCGAAATTGCATAATATTTTTGTAAATTCTTTTTTATCTTAATTCCTAAACAAATGCTATTATTTTTCTCCTCCTCGAGTTGCTTGTTCCACTATTTCCGCCCACTTGCGTTTTTCTTTAATCTCAGGTGAACGTACGGACTTCAAAAAATATTGTTCGCTGAAGGGTCACGAAACTATAGTATAAAAAAATATTCAGAATCATTAAGAATGTATGATGAGGTCGGAACTGCCGATTTGCTTGCTTTGTTCAAAAATTTTACTCATAAAGTTCCGTATCGGCTCTGCAAGTTGCTCCTTGCTTTGCATAAACTTAATCCCGTTTTGAATAAATATTTTTCTAAGCAATTTAGTTTCCGAAACCGATATGCCCCTCATTGCAAAATGTCTTTCCGCGATGGCGATGGCTTGCTGTCCGACTGCTTTTTTGAATTCAGCACAATCGTTCTGGATTTCTTTATTGAATATCACGCCCAACGCCCTTGACAAAAGCACGCCCGAATATCTGCCCGTCCTGCCGAGAAGAATCAAATCTTCCTGAGTGAACCGAAATTCGGTTGATAAACTAACATCCTCTGTTTCTCTTATTCTCTCGATAAAAAATAATAATTCTTTTTCGTCTTCTGGAATCGGCTTTCGGTTTTTTGGCGGAACGATGGACAGGTATATGTGTGAAATTTTTTTAGGAAAGATAAACGAAAAGTCATTCAGAAAATTAGTTAGCCCTTCTTTGACTAAATCGCTGACCGTCCCCCAACTCAACTGCTCATTGCCATTCACAAAAGTTATGCCCGTAGTTCTGCTTAAAGAATCAATAAAAATATTTCCACTTTGATTATAGAAATGCAGTTTGGTTTTTCTTTCAAATATTCCGTTCAGGATGAAGCGGAATCTCTCCCGTTGAATTCCCCCTACATCTTCCGCCAGTTGTATTGTCGAATCCAGTTTTTTCAAGGTGAATTTCTCGTACCTTTTTGTGGGAGGTAAGCCGATTAGTTCTCCGCGCTTTTTAACAATAATGATATTTTGGTGAAATAAAATATAATCTGCATCATTAAAAAAATCTTGAGCAACTTCTCCCTCGAACAAAAAATACAGAACATTCAGTACATTTATGCACCCGATATTTGATAAATTTCCCCCAGTCATTATCTCATACAAAGGGTGGCTGTTCTTCGATGTTAATATATCCTGTCTTTCGCAGAATTCACATAACTCCTTGTTGGTTCTCAATAAATCTTTCCATTCTTCAGAATATTTATCCAACGCTTTTGCTTCTTCATCTACTTCTTTATTCAATTCTCTGAGACGAGATAAAATCAAATCTAATTTTGTTACATCAAGTTCTTCATAACTGATTTCATATTTTTTCCCTTCAGGAAAATATTCCATAGTTAGAAACTTTTCTCCCTTTTTGACTTTTATCAAGTCCTCATAGCCAACTGGAACAACAGTAACATTATCAGAATTTAATTTTATGATGATGTGCCTGATGATTTCCTTTCTCTTGCCCTCTATGTAGACAGTCGTCATTTTACTGGGATAAAACTTCGGGCTATACTGCTCAAGGATGTATTTAATTTCGGCAATCTTATTCTTCTTTTTTTCTTCTTTCCGACTTCCTGTAAACATTTGAACTTTGGGATAAAGAGATTTAAGCCACCTGTCAGATAATTGCTGATAAAATAATTTTTCATCGAAATCCTTTTCAATGATGTGCCAGTATTGGCTTTCTTTTAGGAATTTTACATATGAAGGGAGGATGTCGGCTAATCGTGGCTGTTCTATGTTTCGTGTCTTGAATTTTTCTAAATCTAAAATGCTAAGACATTCGCTGTATAGGAATGATGTCATATTTTTGAAAATCAGATTTCTCCTGATTCTATTTATGAGCAATACCAAATTGAAAAAACTATGTGTTTCTACACTTTTAATGCTAAAAGATTTATGTATTTCCAATTCATCATGAATTTTATTGATATTCAAGAGCCCTCTTTTTTTCACCGCGATGTTTACTTCTGCTTCTACTTTTATGTTCCTAAGTTTGAATTCGCGTTCCAGAAAATCGCAAATCTTCTGTGATGGGATATGGGAATAATTTCGGATGGTATCACCGTTGATTTCTTTCCCTTCCTTTATTAGTTTCCAAATTACATCTACAATTTTTTCTTGGGAGATTACTCCTTTTAACTGTCGCGTAAATGTTTGTCGGGTTTTTCTGACCGCATTCCTTATAGCACTTTTTTCCGCCTGTTCTTCCTGAAATTTTCTAAGTTCTTCAATTTCATATTTGCTTTGTATTTCGCATCCTCTCAGGAACTCGCAAACCTCCTCATGTATTTCATACGGAATAATTTTTCGGATGCTGTCATACTCAATTCCCTTTTCTTCTATCAATGCTATCGCAATTATTTCTTTGGTTTGTTCTTCCGAAAGCTTTGGGAAAATTGTATTCAGCACAATGGTTAATACCACCTCATTTTCATCCTTTTCGTTGCATTTTTTTTCTTCCCAATGCCTGACAAATTCTTTGCAAAATTCCGACTGAACTTCGTATGTTCTGAAGTTGGAAATTCTCTGATAATATTTTTTCTCTCTGTTGCAGAAGCAGGCGACCGCATCGTCTAAAATCAACTGGGGCTTCTTCGAGCTGATGAAATGTTTTATTCGTGTGTAAAAAGAATAATGAAAGGAGTGTATTTCTTTTCGGAAATCTTTTTCAAACTGTTTTATATTATTTACAATCCTTTTTGCGTAGATGGATGACTTTTCACTCTCTAATTTGATGTCTGGAAATAATTGTTGTTTTAGTAAATCGGTTATCTTCTCACGATATGCTATTTTTTTTACTCCTATTGCATTGTTAATCCGATTAGATGTCCTGATTAAAATCCCATCCAGTTCAAATTCTGGAACGAACCTAAAATCTGCATTTGGCGGTATCTCGTCAATCAAACTGAATGCAAAAAAGAATTCAGGTGAAACGGGCAAGTCTGAATTTGTATGCTTCCCGATAATCGCTTTTGCTTTTTCAATATTTATTTCCTGCTCAAGATGTTTTTCAAGATTTTCCCTGTTGAGCCGAACCGCTTCTTCAACCCCAGAAGACAGGTAATCAAAAAATTCCTGTTTTACCGATGCCTGCAATGCCGTTGTTGATTTCATCTGCTTAATATTTTTCGATAACGTCAAAAAAATTGCCGACTATATTTTTATGTCTGTCTAATCGCTTTAGTGTTTTTTGCCGTATGATAGGTCTGTCGGATTTTTCAAACGAAAAGTACTGGGTGAGATACTGTTTAAGGTTCGGCAGTGAAATGCCGTTTTTATATATGGGCATTATCGTTTTTTCCGATTCAAAATTAAAATAGATTGAGTTGATTATTTCGCAGGCGGTAACAACATAACTCTTGGATTGCAAATTATATCTTTTTGTAGTTATCGGAGAATCGTCAAAAGTGTGGTATATCTCCAGCATAGCGAGTTCGGTATTTTTTTCTGGTCTGTTCAACTCTTTTTCAAAAAAATTTCTTTCATCTGGACTCACAGCAAAAATCATTTCCAGCGACTTTGTGTATTCATCAATTATTCTTATCAGTAGCATCTGCTGTTTTATGCTTAACGGCTTGCCGCCTGAAATAAACTGATATAAAATGTTTTTTAATACCCTCAAATCATCTTTTATTTTATTAAACGTAGAGCCGAAAAAATCTTCCGCTCTGCGGTTTTCCATTTTGAGTTTGACCATCAGTTCCGCATGGCTCTGGATAAGAGATTCAAATTTTGCAGAAAAAGTGTCGGTTAATCTGCCTTTTCTTTTCGGATACATTTCTTTTTGCGCTTTCAACAGCATGAGCAGGAAATCTATCGGCTTGTCCTTGTAGTCGAACATCCTCGCCCTGAAATCAATGTTGAACCTGAACAGGTCTTTTTTTGCAAAAAGTATCTGCTGGCTTATATAACCGAGCCACTCCATTGTGGGCGCATAATTTTCTCCCTTGACATCAGCGTTCTGCATCCTCTTTTCAATTTCTTTCATCTTAGGAAATTTGTCAAACAGCGGAACTCTGAACACAAGGGAGAAATATGGCTTTATTATTTTCCAAATCTCATCTCTTGTCATTTTTTGCGCGACATCGGAATATTTTTGAAGTTCCCGAAGTTCTTGCTGCGTTATGTTTTCAAAATTTATTTTTGCTTTGTTTTCAGAGATATACCGCTCCGAAAGGTTTGAAATTATTTCTTCGTCTTCCTTTGTAAGCCCACCTTCAATCTTTATGTCGCTTATAGTCGGGAGTCGGGGCAGGTCAATCGGCTTGCGTATCGCCAAAAATTTTTCTTGTTGTTTAATAGCCAGAGTGAGTTCTTTGCCGTTTGTATCTGCGGAAT is a window encoding:
- a CDS encoding helix-turn-helix domain-containing protein: MDTIIDNPFAVLDRRLNRIENLLLDLKHSPKETSNHHDPDLLDIKGASHLLGISIDGIYGKIHDKTIPHIKRKGVKKIYFSRAALLSWLNEGEQKTRKQIKEEAKEAQIKK